TATTTGGCTGAAGAAAGAATCACCGCCCTCACTGAAATCGAAAATTTGAGAGAAGAAATGGTACAGCCTGTTACACGCGAAGCGCTGGATTTAATTGACGGTGCGGTGAGGGCTTTTCTCAAGAGTGAAGAGTCCGAGGATTTCTCCGCTGAAGCCACAAACCACATGAAAAGCAGCTCCTTCACTACCGCACTGGCATTTCTCTTCACGTACGTCGCTGCTCAAACAGCGACTGAAACCGTCGGGCTTCCTCAAGATAGCACAGAACATGTTAGAGATGCGCTAAATGTAGTTGCGCAGACACTACTAAGGCGTTCAGTGTCACAAACTTCAAGATTTGATGTAGCACAGAGTAATACAGCGATAGACCCAGAAAGCATGCAACAATCGTTGAGGATTATAATGGATTATGCGGAAAGTCAAGGTTACTACCCAGTCACATGCGATACGTCAGAAGCAGGCAGCCGGTCCAATCATCACTGCCAGTACTCCCAGCAAACCCGTAGAAAGGACACGCCCGACATCGACGTCACGAAAAGGGAGGCACTTATGGAAAAAATGGATTCGCCTCGTACCACTCCAAGAAGTTCACCGCACCCTCGGTTATCCTCGCCACAAGAGCAACGACCTCAAACGAGCGTGGTTGTAGTATCGCAACCAAATGTAACAAGCCACCACATCAACAACCTCGTTCACAGAGGAAGGATGACTAACCCTGTTGCAATTGTTATGCCTGATGTCatggaggatatgcaacgccgtctaacaaaggaacttatcAATTGTGGTACGATGACAGATGGCACCATCTCCACTAACCGTGCTACTATGACAGATCTTCGTTCACACTCAAATTGTTGCACAATGACTGACCCTGTTGCGATTGTTATGCCTGATGTCatggaggatatgcaacgccgtctaacaaaggaacttatcAATTGTGGAACAATGACGGATATCCGTTCACACTCAAATTGTTGCACAATGACTGACCCTGTTGCAATTGTCATGCCTGATGTtatggaggatatgcaacgccgtctaacaaaggaacttatcAATTGTGGTACGATGACAGATGGCACCATCTCCACTAACCGTGCTACTATGACAGATCTTCGTTCACACTCAAATTGTTGCACAATGACTGACCCTGTTGCAATTGTTATGCCTGATGTtatggaggatatgcaacgccgtctaacaaaggaacttatcAATTGTGGAACAATGACGGATATCCGTTCACACTCAAATTGTTGCACAATGACTGACCCTGTTGCAATTGTTATGCCTGATGTCatggaggatatgcaacgccgtctaacaaaggaacttatcAATTGTGGAACAATGACGGATATCCGTTCACACTCAAATTGTTGCACAATGACTGACCCTGTTGCAATTGTCATGCCTGATGTtatggaggatatgcaacgccgtctaacaaaggaacttatcAATTGTGGAACAATGACGGATATCCGTTCACACTCAAATTGTTGCACAATGACTGACCCTGTTGCAATTGTTATGCCTGATGTCatggaggatatgcaacgccgtctaacaaaggaacttatcAATTGTGGAACAATGACGGATATCCGTTCACACTCAAATTGTTGCACAATGACTGACCCTGTTGCAATTGTTATGCCTGATGTCatggaggatatgcaacgccgtctaacaaaggaacttatcAATTGTGGAACAATGACGGATATCCGTTCACACTCAAATTGTTGCACAATGACTGACCCTGTTGCAATTGTTATGCCTGATGTTATGGAGGATGTGCAACGGCGGCCATCAAACAGACTTGATGCTTCCACCTCATTAAAGGTGAGCAAAAACAATGGCGACGTGGCTGTGTACGAAGCTGTTCGCTTTGGTGACGAAAAAGTAGTGGTGGATAGTTGTTCTGTGGCGTCAGTGAGTGATAGTTTCCCGCGGGATTTGTCAAGTGAGGTGGGTAAACTTCAGTTAAGGGTACTAGATCTCGGGAAAGAGGTTTACATGCTTCAGAAAGAACTTATGGCAAGAGAAGAACAGCTACAGAAAACGCAGGAAAGGGCAGACTACTACAAAAAGAACTGCGAAACCCTCGAAAACGAACTAGCAAAACTGACAGAGGagcaagaaagaaacgaCGCAAGGCGTACCGAAGCATACACCATTcttgaagaagaaagtgagaACCTCAGGGCTGAAATTGAAGCGCTACAAAAGCAATTAGCAGAGAAGCCACACAAGGACGCATCCAACTCCGAAgctctttccaacaaaaataatacgcGGAAAACGGATAGCGACCACGCTGTTGACGGGAAGGAAAATTTGGGTCTTCATCATGTGTCCTCTGTGAGATCACTAGTTCActtgagggaaaataaagcaagGGAACATCTTCGAAGTCGTTCGTTGTCCAATGGCAGGGAGCCCCCTGGTGGTGTTCTACCTACCGAGCTGAGGACATGGCCGCAGACGGCGCAGCAAAGTGCCCCCGCTGCTTGCACCCATGAAAAAGGTGTGGAACGAAAACTTTCAGAGGAACTCGATGAGAGCGACGTCGTGAACCACCTCACCGCTCAGGCAACTCCTGAAATGCTGAATCTGAAACCCGAACTATTTGTAAAAAACCCTGCTTCGTTCGATCGTTTGGTGTCATATCTTACGCGACTCGTAGAAAGGGCTGAAAGGGAACCCGGAGCGCTGAGTTGTGAGGAAAGACACCTTTCTGAGGTATTGAAGGTGTTCTCCACTTTTTACTGTGGTTATCGTTCCATTGAAAGTGGTACCGGCACTTGTCCCATTGTTGATGGGAATCTGCGTTCACGCGGTGGGAGTTCACATTCACTGCGTCCTAGGGCAAAAGGAATGTGGTCTCCAGAATCCTTGCGGGTTTCCCCTGATGTTGGAAGGAACGTTGACGCTGTGAAGGAAGACCAAAATGGTAAGCATCTCGGCCCAGTGCCTTCCGCAAGTACGACATTTCGAACCGGGCGTTCTGAGAGGTGTACTTCCTCCGTTCGTGGCGTGGCGTTGGTGGGTGGGCTTTTGGCGTCGAGGAGACGCTCGTCAACTGCTCCTTCACCGACAGAGGGGCCGCGGGTCCCTctgcagagggaagaaataGAAGACCTGGAGGGAATGTCAGAGTTGGTGTCTTCCATCGAGGACATGCAGTCGCAGTTAGCCTACTTCAATTTTAGCAATGAGCCAGAGCTGAGGGAGTCCATCAAGCAACTGCAACAGCACCTCGAGGAACTCAGAGCAGTCCTGGAGAGCCAAATGTCAACGACAAAAATGTCACGATCACCCTCCTATATATCTAGTTTCAGGGGAAGCTGCTTCTCACAGGGTAACCAACAGGGTCAAGGTGTGCAAGAGGGGAAGCCACCACTAAAAGCAGAAAGCAACGGATGTCAACCTGCGACCGACAGCGCGTGTGATACAAATTATTCAAACGGTGGCCAGACAGGCTATTTAGCTGTATGTAATGCTGTAAACACTTGCTGTGGAGGGAGAGGTGCGTTCCATCGTGGTTCGAATAGATGCTCCCACTGGGTACCACTGAGAATGCACAGGGCAAATCACGATGAGAACGTCGGGTTGGCGATGAATGAGCCTGGTGGCTCTATTCCTCAAGGACGGTCAAATGCTTTTGACGACGGCTCGCAACGCAAGTGTATGGCGCCGAATCGACGCAACCAGAGTGCAGTGATGAGGCGGTTGCTGGACTCTATGCGATTTGACCTTGACTCGTATGTGTACACGGCTGCCGAACAGAATGCCGCTAGCGCTGCTTTGCTAGAGGAATCGTCTtctctcaaggaaagagaagcagATATGTGGTTACGTCTCAACCAAACAGAGTTCTGCGAGATGGCAAGGATAGAAATGAGGCTGAAAAGGGATGACTTACGGGAGCTTCAGCATGAAATCCACCGCATGCACTTGTTGCACGATAAAGAACTCGTAGAGCGGAAACGGAGGTTGTTGATTTATTCCTATAGAAAATTGCTGGATTTTGCAAAGCGAATGTCCGATATTCTTAAGGCACGCGAGTTCTGTACGGGCACGCTGGAAAGCCAGCGGCTGCTGCTATTAGACGAAACGTCAGATTTCACAAAAGATGTAGAAAAGTACATTGAGGTTCTGTAGCAGAAAAGGATGCACTTGTCGTAATATGACGTGAGGAACCAGCAGTGGGGCTTCTACCTTCGTGTCAGCGTCTCTTTCGGTTGCGGTTCgcgacaaaacaaagcagaaTATTCATCATcagtgtttttatttgtgcatAATCCAACGATGTTGGATTAACTAACTAACGAGTGGCTTTGCTCTCTCCTTTTGTTACTGAAGGCATTGTACTTGCGATTCTCAGAATATCAACCGGAAGTGAGAGGTTGAATTTGTCCTTGCAtagagaaaaagcaaaaaaaaattgttggTTTACATAGACACCATTAGACGCACGGTAAATTAGAAAGTAAGCAGTGAGAGCTCTGAAGAAAGATATTGATATCGATATATTAACGGATAGAAGTAATGATAACTAAGTGCTATCCCATCGGCGACGAGTGAGGGGAATCGGGGGTGATAATGACAAACATTCTTTGCGCGATGGCGGTGTTGGGTTGGTATCTAAAGTGCAAAGAGGTGACAAAGATTTTTGTGcacatgtatttatatatctaCACATACATAACAAGCCATCACCAATccgaaacaacaaacaagggaagggggagaagTGGTGGAATAGATGAGGAAATATGAACCCATCTTGCCAACGGCTAAATgcgtataaataaatgtatagACACGTGAAAGGAAGTAAGGAATGAGGTCAGGGATGGTACCCTTTTTTGGCAATCGGTGTCCTGGTTCTCTTTATTAGTATCTCCTCTTTCAGTGTGACTTAAGTTGTTGAACGCGCCGCCTACACCACGATTTTACGTACTTTCCATGTTTTAGGTTTATCCTTTCTCACCCTTCCGGTGTTGTGGTGTAGTTGAGTTGGATAAAGGATCGGTAGCGACAAAAATATCAACGAAAGaagcataaacaaaacagtaaaTATACCACTGTTTCTAATATAATTATTACCACTACTCTCTTTGGCTCACTTTATATTAATTACATTGCGTCGCCCTCTTTTCTGGATTCTTCCATGAGTTGCGTCGCCTGGGGATACAAATAAACAGTTTCCCTccacccacttttttttcgagtGAGGGGGAGAAGCagtgaagggaaggagggagtATTTGCAGAGGCGCAGCTGCGTGCGATTGCCGTTCTTTTTGTTAGAGATGTGGGTAACATGTTCGCTCTTTGACTTCTTTGTTATGGttgtttggtgttttttttctacctATATTGTTGAAGAAATCACTCCACTGCCCTTCTGGGGTCCGATGGTGTGTTTACATACTGTCTTGGGGTACAGGCTGTGAACTACCACGGAGCACAGTCCACCGTATAGacggtggcggtgttggtgttttgGCGATACCTCGGGTCTACTTACCCGCAGTAAGGAACGCACACCCATTgatccatttatttattctgcTCCTGCCTTCTTTTTCGTACGTTTCCAACACAGAAACGTTGCAATATACAGGGAAGTGGTAATAGTGGCAATGCGTCGAGGGCACCACCGACTGCGTGTAAATGTGTCTGGGGAATATGCGGGGAGGGCGCTGAATTTGTTGCTGGTGAGCGGGCGCCACGTAGCAACACGGAAACTCTCCAACTTTGAAGAAGTTGCTACGTTGCGCCGGGAGCTTGCGGCCGCCCAACAACGCATAGCGGAGCTACAGTTGAGTCAAGTTGCCGTTCACGAGGCCCTGCTGAAGCGACTGGAGGAGTCTCACCAGGCTGTGCATAAGGCGGCAATTCATGCACGGCACGCCGCATTGGCATTGCAGTGCAGCCACGATTTGATGGAGAGAGAGTTGCGTCGCGTGCTGTCCATCACGCCAACCAGCAGTAATATGAGCGGAGTTGAAGTGGATCGTCTGCGACGGGCTGCTGTGGAGGCGGGCGCGAGGGAAATTGTAAGAAGGAACATAGGCTTCCGAGTAGAAAAGCAATTGGAAGATCAGTTGCAAGTCGAGAAGGATAGTGGGGAGAGCAACACGATCAAAGGTGGATGActatccttttttcttcctattTCAAGTTGGATGTGCGTTCGGCACAGCGCGAGTAACATCCGTCAAATTTAGTCGGAGCAACCTCTCTCACCTTGTCTTTGTTGTGGTGGcggttgtgtttgtgtgccgCTTTTGCGAGCATTTCCACTTATTCCTTAACTCGTGAAAATGTTGTGTCTGGCATCAAGCTGCTCCTCCTCGTGCCACTTCCCCCCTGTAGAGGTAATACACATTTCACCCCGCacagccacacaaacacaaaatataCATTAGCAGAAAAGGGGGACTCCAAGTGTTTTGTATATTTGCCTATATACACACATTGAACAAATACGCTGTTTTACATGAAAATTGGATTATGGTAGTACTGCGGCCAAAGATAACTTTAACATCCGTGCGAGGTCGCATACAGGTAACTGCCGAAGACGGTGAGCGAGTAGGACCATGGGGTGGCACTGAGTGTTTTCTCTCGCGACAGACAGGACAAGGGCCGTGTCTCGTCGTTCGTTCAAGCCGACATAAGCGCCATCAGGGAACTTTTTTCCGACTAGAAGGTGTGCGGCAAGTGCTTTCCCTATACGCGATGGAGGGAAAACTGACAGTTGTTGTGCCGCATCAAAAACGCCTCTGCAGCGTGTTCATCGAGACATTTGCAGACGTTGACGCGCTACAGATGATGGCGGCCACTTTGCAGGATCGCAGTCGGTGGAAGGATATAGAAAAGAACGTCGCATGCCGAGTGCAGCGCATTACCCGCACGAACGTAGTGGATACAAAAAGGATCACAAATATGGACGGTGGTACTGATACCCATTTGGACTACAAACAGTTTGAATGGGGTGGGGGTGAAGACGACAGTTGTGCAGTGGGAGGAGTTAGTTGCAACCCCCTGGAGGGTGCGCGTGGGGAAAGGAACGGAGACGGCGTTGAGTCGATTCTGCAGGAGCGCCCAACGGGTCTCCCTTCTGCACATAGTGGGGGCAAGCTGCCGAAACATATGGGGGGAGACGAGTTGAATCCACAGTTGGAGGGGTCAACAACACCCGGTAGGATGCAATGGACAACGGATCAAATAGTTGCGACGCGGCTTGTCTGCACTGGGAGCAATGTTTTTATAACAGGCTCCGCTGGCACGGGCAAGACAGAGTGGCTACTCCATCTGGTAAGAAATGTCCTACCTCGTGACGATAGAACAGTCGTAACCGCCTCTACGGGTATGTCCGCCCGCTTACTAGGTGGGTGTACGATCCATTCTTTTGCGGGTATTGGGCGAGGAGAGGGAGGTTTTAACAGAGTATACAACCGTGTGAAAAGCAAACCGGAGGTGGTGCGCGCATGGCGGCAATGCCAAACGCTGATTATCGATGAGATTGGGAACATCTCCCCCGATACATTTTCCATGATTGACGAAATTGCTAGAAGTCTGCGTGGGGCACCGGAAAAACCATTTGGTGGCATTCAGGTTATTCTCCTTGGCGACTTCCTGCAGCTCCCACCTGTAGATTCACCCAAGGCTCGTAACGAGTGGACAAACGGGAATGACACTGACACGGACAGCAATCCCATCCCGGGCAAGTTGAAGTGGTGTTTTGAAACTGCCACGTGGGAGAGTCTGAAGCTTGCTCTCGTTGGGTTCAGGAAGAGCTACAGGCAGATGAACGACCCCGACTTTGCACTGTGTTTAGAGGACATACGCTTTGGTCGCTATACGAGACGTGTTGAGAGGATTTTGAACGAGTGCAGTACCCGTCAGATAAAGGAGCGGCATGGTATCGAACCGACACTGATCGTCGCCCGACGTGACGAGGCGACAGAGTACAATGCGGAACGGCTCAAGATGCTTGAGGATGTACATTTTCACCGCTATGAATCAGAGGATTATGCGGCTATTCCAGGGATGAACTTGGAAAAGGAGGTTTCTCTTCAACAATTACTGGAGTTGCGCATAGGTGCACAAGTCGTTCTCCTAGCGTCACTACCTGATGCTCCTCATCTTTCTAACGGTGATCAAGGTGtcgttgtttcctttgcCGAGCAAACCCGAGGTCCAGCTCTTCCAGTGGTTTGCTTCGCCACTAGTGGTGGTGAGGAGGTGCTGGTCCCCCGTGTTTCCATGGAGGTGTTGGGTCCTGAGGGAAGAGTAATTGCAACCCGCACCCAAATTCCCTTACAGTTATCATGGGCCATAACGGTACATCGCGCGCAAGGGATGACACTTCCCCTGGTGAGTGTGCGATTGAACAAATGTTTTTTTGACTGTGGCCAGGCGTACGTAGCATTGTCAAGGGTGCGGTCCCGGGAGGATCTGATGCTTACAGCGTTCGATCCGTCAGCTATATTTGCTGACGCCCGGGCTGTTGCCTTCTATGAGAAGAACTTCCCCGCTCAGCGGCAGAGTGTCGAAGATACCGAGTGCGAGCTAGTACCTAtcaaggggaaaacaagggCAAAACACCCGCGTTCTCagggagagaaaaacagtgttgatgaggggggaaatgccCCTGAGGAGCACCCACTGAGAACAGATGCCGCCTTCACGGCTTACCACGACCTTGATAGCCAGGTCAGCACTGACATGCCACTAGTGCCGCAACCAccgagaaaaaagagaatgttGGTGGAAGAGCTGCCTCAAGTAACGTCTAGCGCCATTCCGAACTTCACGCAAGAGAGCAACAACGGTGACGCAAATTCACAACTTCAGCACCCCTTTTCTCAGAACAATCTAATGGTGGACGATGattgaggaaagaaactaAGAGATCACACAGTAGCGCGTTAGTTGTGATAACCTAAAGGGTAGGGACACTGTTAGATGTTGTGTTTCAACGGATTCCTGTCTGCCCCAACCTGCATCCTTTACCTGCGCTTCTACTTCATAGATTTATCTGCTTGTTCATTTCACCCGGAGATACACTCCTTTGAGCACAAGCTGgttaaacaaataaataatatatatgtatatgtatatgtactTATTAAGGGTGTGATTGCGAGCTGCCGTCGATGCCACCGGAGATTCATCACTGTTGCCTTCACATCTTTCCCCGTATTTCTCCCATCGTTTTCCTTTAAAACATAACATGGGTACCCACGAAGGACTTGATAGGTAAGACGGATTTACCTCCTAAAATTCCCTGGTCGATATTACTCCGCCATTGGAACACAGTCGTGCTGTTTCCCAGCGGAAGACGGTCAAGAGTTGGTAGAAAATAGATAATaaggaaccaacagcagcgagGAAGTCCTGTTTGTTTTAAGTAATTTACAGTAAGTACATATATACCACATGCCGCAGGATAAACGATTAATTATAACTCGGGCGGTTCTCCACAAAGTGCAGCGTGTTTGCGGTAGCGCGGATGCCGCGTCGGCGGAGGGTATCTTTATTGAATTTGTTGTACCCGCGGTGGTAGTAACACAGTGCCCAGAACTAACGGGAAAGTACGTCTTCCAGCTCCCCAACCGCACGTATGTGATGAATGGCCGCACGACATGTCTTATTGTTCCACGCCTCCTATCAGGTGGCGCGTTTAAAGTAAACAAGAGACACGGCTATTACGACGCTGTGGTTACGGCTGAGGCCATATGCAAGCGAGGGGATACAGAGGCTGCACGGCGGGCAGCGCAAGTCGCCAAAACGTTTGCCCACTTTGTTGTAGACTCGCGTATTGTATCAAAGCTACCGTCGTGCATTACCGATGGGGCGGTAGTGACGAAGGTGGCAACAATGAAGGTCCCATCTACTGTAGCCGACGAAAAATCTGATAGGAAGAATGAGCAGGGGCGAAAAGGTTCGCAGAAGCCCCCAGATGGGGCGATTGTTAAAGGTAGCCAGCAATACGTTGAAACGGAAAAAGCGCCAGTGGGGATGCCCCCGCTGGTGAAACTTTCAAGGAAGTGCATTACCCCCCTGCACAACCTTGATGAGCAAGGTAATCTAACCCTCCGCCTTGCGCAGGGAGCATCGGGCTCTGTTGTCCGCGTTCGCCAAGCCGGGCAGCTTGTGGTGCGTGTCGGGCACGGTGGGATGGTTCCTGGCGAAGTGTGTGACAACGCAAAGAGTTTCGTCTACACTTTGAAGCGGGAGTTCCCAACAGTGTGGAAATACATCCACGAGTTTCAGATGACGTCCGCGGTAACGGAGCCCATTCGCTTCATGGAGGTTCACATACAGAAGTAACTGGATACGTGTATGTTTTAAAACCTGAGCTTATTGAGTCTCTTCCCCCCTGCACAGTTCCTTTTCACTCGGTTTGTGTGCTGTTCTATTTTTTAGTTCTACCCGCGTCTGCCTTTCCCCATCCCcattatgttttcttttttgcaacCAGCATCTTGGTGTGTTATTCGTATCAAGACTAAATTGTAAGGCgagggagaagggggaaCAAACTTCGTAGGAGTGTAGCCGGTATCACAAAGAAACACCCCACCAGAGTTGGGACTCTAGTTTTGTAAGGTATCAACGAGGCGTAGGAGTACGTGTACTTTCGAGCTTCTGGCTCCGCCGTTGACGATTGTTGTGgcttttgtttattcattGCAGTTCGTTATCCCGTGAGCATCTGATGCAGAACGTTATCCTTGCCCATGACGGTTCGGTTGTTGCCCCACGTCGGTATTCCACAACGCAACAGCAGACGGCCCAGCAGCCTAGCTCATCCACACACTCAACGCGTAATCAGAAGCACCACCATCaacagctgcagcagcaatcGGATGCAGATGATAATTGCGCCTATCTGCAACGCCATTGTATTCCATCAAAGGTAGAGGGTTTATTCAGCAATGTGTTGAATGATCTCCCGAATGACCCTTTGCTCCACATTGTCGAGCAACTACGTGCCagtaa
The genomic region above belongs to Trypanosoma brucei brucei TREU927 chromosome 10, whole genome shotgun sequence and contains:
- a CDS encoding DNA repair and recombination helicase protein PIF1, putative (Curated by P. Englund. similar to DNA repair and recombination protein pif1, mitochondrial precursor. (Swiss-Prot:Q9UUA2) (Schizosaccharomyces pombe); similar to DNA repair and recombination protein PIF1, mitochondrial precursor. (Swiss-Prot:P0727) → MVVLRPKITLTSVRGRIQVTAEDGERVGPWGGTECFLSRQTGQGPCLVVRSSRHKRHQGTFFRLEGVRQVLSLYAMEGKLTVVVPHQKRLCSVFIETFADVDALQMMAATLQDRSRWKDIEKNVACRVQRITRTNVVDTKRITNMDGGTDTHLDYKQFEWGGGEDDSCAVGGVSCNPLEGARGERNGDGVESILQERPTGLPSAHSGGKLPKHMGGDELNPQLEGSTTPGRMQWTTDQIVATRLVCTGSNVFITGSAGTGKTEWLLHLVRNVLPRDDRTVVTASTGMSARLLGGCTIHSFAGIGRGEGGFNRVYNRVKSKPEVVRAWRQCQTLIIDEIGNISPDTFSMIDEIARSLRGAPEKPFGGIQVILLGDFLQLPPVDSPKARNEWTNGNDTDTDSNPIPGKLKWCFETATWESLKLALVGFRKSYRQMNDPDFALCLEDIRFGRYTRRVERILNECSTRQIKERHGIEPTLIVARRDEATEYNAERLKMLEDVHFHRYESEDYAAIPGMNLEKEVSLQQLLELRIGAQVVLLASLPDAPHLSNGDQGVVVSFAEQTRGPALPVVCFATSGGEEVLVPRVSMEVLGPEGRVIATRTQIPLQLSWAITVHRAQGMTLPLVSVRLNKCFFDCGQAYVALSRVRSREDLMLTAFDPSAIFADARAVAFYEKNFPAQRQSVEDTECELVPIKGKTRAKHPRSQGEKNSVDEGGNAPEEHPLRTDAAFTAYHDLDSQVSTDMPLVPQPPRKKRMLVEELPQVTSSAIPNFTQESNNGDANSQLQHPFSQNNLMVDDD